The DNA region GCGCGGCACGGGTTCACGTCGCGCCCGCACGATGCTGATCTTGGAGGGCGTGGCTTCCCAGTCCGGCAACACGCGCACCAGCCGTCCGTCGCGCAACTCCTCGTGGATGTCCCAGGTTTCGCGCAGCGAGATACCCAGCCCGGCCAGACACCACGCATGCAGCACGTCGCCGTTGTCGCTGCAAAGCGTGCCGCTGACCGCGATCGGCTTTTCGCGCCGGCCCCTGCGCAGCGGCCAGATGCTTTGCAGCAGCCCCGGATAGGCGAACACCAGACAGTTATGCCGCTCCAGTTCTTCCGGCTGCGTGGGGCGGCCATGCGCTTTCAGGTAGTCGGGAGACGCCGCCAGGATGCGCCGGTTGTCGGCCACGCGACGCGCCACCAAACGCGAATCGGCCAACTCGCCCATGCGGATCGCCAGGTCGAGGTCGCCGCTGTACAGATCCTGCACCTGATCAGACAGGCGCAGGTCGAAACCGACCCTGGGATGCAGGCGGCAGAAATCGTGGATAGCCGGGGCCACGAACTTGCGCCCGAACGGCGTGGGCGCGGTCAGGCGGATGGTGCCGCTCAGTTCCTG from Burkholderia ambifaria AMMD includes:
- a CDS encoding LysR family transcriptional regulator → MALRNLDDLAVFVHVVERQSFSAAARDLHLAPKTVSKQIARLEQALGTTLFERNTRNLRITGEGRAIAERARVALAVLEEVQELATGGSQELSGTIRLTAPTPFGRKFVAPAIHDFCRLHPRVGFDLRLSDQVQDLYSGDLDLAIRMGELADSRLVARRVADNRRILAASPDYLKAHGRPTQPEELERHNCLVFAYPGLLQSIWPLRRGRREKPIAVSGTLCSDNGDVLHAWCLAGLGISLRETWDIHEELRDGRLVRVLPDWEATPSKISIVRARREPVPRRLTAFSDFLFDRWQQAPWDH